A stretch of DNA from Candidatus Pseudomonas phytovorans:
CGAATGGCTCAGGGACGTTGGCGGCTACCCGCTGTTTTCGCTGTGTTATGCCTCGTTTGTTGGCCTGGCGGTGTTGTCGCTGTTGATTGCTGTTTGCCTGCCCAACGATACCGGCATCGCCAGCGCCAGCCAGCAAGCGGAAAAATCCGCCACGCTGCGCGCCGAGCCGTTCAGCCCGTCCGTGAAAGTGGCCATGGCTGTTGCGGCGCTGAGCTACGGGATCATGAACCTGCTCATGATTCAGGCATCGATGCACATGAAGCACATGCATGAGGACTTTTCGGACGTTCGCCTGGCAATCCAGTGGCATGTGGTTGCCATGTTTGCACCGTCATTTTTCACCGGCGCAATCATCCAGAAGCTGGGCATCAAGACCACCATCTGTGCCGGGCTGGCCCTGTTGATCGGTTGCTCGGCGCTGAATATCTGGTCGCACAGCTACGCCATGATGACCCTGGCGCTGATTGCCCTCGGGCTGGGCTGGAACCTGACGTATGTCGGCGGCGGAGCATTGCTGGCCCAGGCGCTGCAGAACAGCCCGGCAGCGATGCAGATGCAGGGCAAGAACGACCTGGCCATTGCCATTCTGGCAACCGTCGGTGCGTTCAGCCCATCGCTGTTGCTGAGTACGGTTGGCTGGGATGGCACCAATGCCATCTGCATGGCCCTGTGCATCGGTTTGCTCTTCGCCACGGCTGGCCTGCTGCAGAACAAGGCCTGCCTGCATACTTCAATGGAAGGTAGCCGCAAATGAGCGAGCTCATCAGCGTCAGCGAGCGCATCTATACCAAACTGGAAATGAACAACCCAGGCGGCAGCCACAAGTACCGGGCGGCCCGGCGCATCGTCGAACATGCCCTGCGCAATGGCGACATCATCCCGGGTGTGACCACGGTCATTGAAAAAACCGGTGGCAGTTTCGGTTTCGGTTTGCTGGCGGCCTGTCACAAGTACCAGGTTGCCGTCGAACTGGCGGTAGGGCTTGGCTTCAGCCAGACCAAACGGGATTTGCTGGAGTGTTTTGGTGCCAGGCTGATCGGCAAGGAGATGCTGGTTGCCGGTGCCACGCCCAAGGATGTCGTGATGCATCACCTGGAAAACCAGGCCGCGCTGGGCAAGTCCTACTTCTACACCGATCAATTCAATAACCCGGTGGGCATTGAAGCCCATCGTTACCAGACGGCCAGCGAACTTGCCGTGCAATTGACCAACGTCGGGGCGGGGCGGGAAATCCTGTTTGTCGGCTGCGCCGGCACGGGTGCAAGCTTCACCGGTATCACCCTGGGGTTGAAGGATCACGGTTTCGAGGTGTCGACGGTGTTGGTCGACCCCAGCGGTTGTGATTCAAGGGCGGGCGTGTTCACGGACCATCGTTTTGAGGGCATGGCCGTGGGTGTTTGCCCGCCCTTCCTGGACTGGTCGCTGGTGGGCGAGCGGGCTCAGGTGCAGCATGCAGAAATGCTGGCGGCACAGCGCTGGTTCTACATGCAAAGCGGCATTTTCGTGGGGAATACCGCCGCAGCCTGCCTCGCCGTTGCCCAGCGCATGGCCCAGCACCCGCGCTATGCGGCGACCACCCTGGTCACCATCGCCTATGACGCCGGCCTTTGGTACCAGGACTTGCTGGGGGCGACCCGGCGAAAGGCCGCCTAGGCGAGCGCCCACAGCAGGTGCCTGATCAGGTCAGGCGCCGTGGCACTTCTTGAATTTCTTCTCGCTGCCGCAAGGGCAAGGGTCGTTACGGCCAACGTCCTTCAGGGCGTTGCGTACCGGCTCCTGGTGGCCGTGGTTGCAGTGCGGGCCGTGGACATGGCCATGATCGTGGTGGTGGTCATGATCATGGTCGTGGTTGCAGTCAGGGCCATGAACGTGGGGTTGTTGGGACATTGCAGGGTTACTCCGGGATGTGATCGCCGGGGATTATCTCACCACTGCGCGATAAGTGCAGGTCCCGATGGATGAGCAACCCGGTGGCCAGTTCGCCCTGCAGGGTGTAATGCAGTGGCTGCTTGCTTCTAAGCAGTTTGGCCAGTGGCTTGAGGTGCTGCCACAGGTTGGTTCGTGCAGTGATCTTGAAGGTGCGCCCGGCGTGCCCGCCCACGCTGCGCCATACACTGGCTTCATCCTGCACCAGCAGCAGGTCGTTGAGGCGTATTGCATACGACAGGTTGCGGATGAACAGGCGGCTGTCATTGGGGTTGTCCACCCGCAGGTGCAGCACGAACTCCTGCTCCAGCAACCTGGCCTTGACCGTTTCGACCTCGACCAGGTGCACTTGGGGTTCGCGCCAGTCGTCACCCCCCCAACTGGCACAGCCCGCCAGCAACGCCAGGCATGCCAGCAGTGTGCAGGGCAGCAGCAGACGGGCGCGGGCTATCATGCTCAGCTACCCACGTAGCTGGCGCAGCATTTCTTGAACTTCTGCCCGCTGGCGCAGGGGCAGGGGTCATTGCGCCCTGCCTTGAGCCCGACCGTAGGGTCGATGAAGTACCAGCGCCCGGCATGCTGGACGAACGCCGACCGTTCACGGTGCTGGTGGTCGCCACCCTGGTCGTGCCAGCGCGCGGTGAAGGTGACAAACCCGTGCTCTGGCTGGCCGCCCAGCACTTCGGCGCCTTCCACCTCCAGGCCCAGCCAGGTGCTTTGGGCGCTCCAGGCCGCCATGGCGGTCTGGTCCAGGTCGGCTTGCTGGGCCGGCAGGGTAGTGGCCACCAGGTAGTCGACCAGGCCCAGCACGTAGGCACTGTAGCGTGAGCGCATCAGCGCCTGGGCATCAGGTGCCGGGGTACCGGCATGGTAGTGCCCGCAGCAGGCGTCGAGCAGGTTGCCACTGCCGCAAGGGCAGACCGAGACACTCATCATCACCACCAGTACTTGCCAAAGTTTTCAGGGTTGGCCCAGAACCTGGCGTTGAGCCAGTCCGGGACCTGCTTGTAGTCATGTAGATCATAGGTGAACAGGCTCAATACCTGCTGGTCACGGCGGAATTTCTCGCTGGCCGACAGGGCCAGGGCAAAAAAATCGGTGTCTTGCCAGCCGCAGGCGGCCAGGTCGGCCAACACCGCTACCCGGCTGGCATTGAGGTTGCGAATGCCGCCGAGCAGTTCGAGGCCGGTGCGCTTGGGCAGGTGTTCCAGGCAGTCCACCAGCACCGCCAGGTCAAAACGCTGGGCCGCCATTTCCGCGGGGAGCGGGCCCGGGGCAGCAGTGGCGATAGTCACCTGAGGGTGGGCCTGGGCGAAGGCGTCCAGCGCCGGAAAACGCGTGCCGACCAGCAGCAGGCGTTGCGGGGTGAAGCGTTCGAGCAGGGCCGCCAGAGCCTGCTGCGGGGTGCGTTGGGAAAAACCGTCGGTCATTGCCAGTCCTCGTTCAAGTCGTCCAAGACTAGCGGGCCGCAGCGTGCGGGCAAAGAGGCATGTGATCACGTCGTGGCTTATTGCTGGCAGGGTTGGAATGCGCGGTCTTTACTCCCAGAGATCGGCCTTATGCCGATTCCCCCTAGGAGAAGCAATGAAATGAGCATAGTACGCACAGCGTTACCCCTGGTACTGCTCACCAGTGTGTTGACTGGTTGTGCAGGTTTGCAAAAAACCGACTGGCCGAAGTGTGCTGCCGTCGGGGGTGTAGGCGGCGCCGCGTTGGGCGCTATAGAAAGCTCCAGTTGGGCTGGCTGGGGTGCTTTGCTGGGCGGTGGCCTGGCGGCGGGCTATTGCTGGGCCCATGGCGATGGCGACGAGGATGGCGACGGCGTGCCAGACAGCCGTGACAAGTGCCCGGGTACCCCGCGTGGGGTGCAGGTCGATGCCAACGGATGCCCGCCTGAGCCGGTTGCCGTGGTCGAGGAAGTGGTGGTGCAGAAGGAAGAAGTCATCGTTATCCGCGACGTGCACTTCGAGTTCGATTCTGCCCGCCTGACTGCCCGTGACAAAGAGCGCCTCAATACCATTTCCACGCGCCTGAAGCAGGAAGCGCCATCCGCCCGCCTGAGCGTCAGCGGCCATACCGACAGCGTTGGCTCCGACAGCTACAACCAGAAACTGTCCGAGCGCCGCGCCCACTCGGTGACCGACTACCTGATCGAGAGCGGTGTACCACGCAGCAGCTTTGTGTCGGTGGTAGGTGCTGGTGAAACCCAGCCGGTGGCTGACAATGCCACGGCCGAAGGGCGTGCCATGAACCGTCGTACCGAAATCAAGATCCAGCGGTAGACGGTGTGCGCCCGTGCCTTGAGCAGTGGCGCGGGCGCGTCTTCATGCCGGTCAGCCGTTCGTGGCCAATGACACAGGAGCATTCAGCATGAGTGTGACGTCGAAGGCGGCATTGCCGCTGTTGGTGGCTGCCAGCCTGCTTGCGGGTTGTGCAACCCACAGCGATGGTAGCGCGCCGCTCAACCAAAGGACCTGGCCCATCTGCAGCCTGCTGGGCGGCCTGGCCGGTGGCGGCCTGGGCGCTATTGAAAATTCTGCCTGGGCCGCAGGTGGCGGCGCCCTGGGCGCCATCGCCGGTGGGCTGATCTGCTACGCCCAGGATGGTGACGAAGATGGCGACGGTATTTTCGACCGCCGCGATCACTGTCCCGATACTCCCGCCAACACTGCAGTCGACCACATGGGTTGCCCGCTGAAGGAGTATCCGGCCGCTGCGCCCGCCACCGCACCTGAGCCCTCGCCAGAGGTGATCATCCTCGACGACAACGGTGCGGTGATGTTTGCTTTCGACTCCGCCGACCTGACCCCGGCGGCGCAGCAACGGCTGCAAGGCCTGGTGGCGAAGCTCGACTCACCGACAATAGCCAAGGTGAGCGTGATCGGGCACACCGACAGCGTGGGTTCCGACAGCTACAACCAGGGGCTTTCCGAGCGCCGTGCCAGCAGCGTTGCCGAGTACCTGATCAGCCAGGGCCTGGAGCCGGGCAAGGTCACCAGCCAGGGCCGTGGCGAAAGCCAGCCCGTCACCGACAACGAAACAGAGGAGGGCCGCGCGCGCAACCGACGGGTGGAGCTGCACCTCAACTGAGCGGTGCTGGCGCCTGCCTTGGCATTGCAGTTAATGTGGGGCGCACGGCCCGCTCGAACGGGTCGTCTCGACATAACAACAACCTGTAGGGGCGGGGGTATGAAGTTCATTCTGGGCCTGGGCAAGATCCTGACGGTCGCTTTCTGGGGCGTGGTGTTGTTCAATCAGCTGATGCCGCAGCCCTTGCCCTTGAATTTGTTGATCAATGCCGCTGGCATCGTCCTGTTTGGCTTGCACCTGCTCGAAGTGCTGTTCTTCAATGGCAGCTTGCGTGGGCGTAGCCACCGTTGGTTCGATCGTTTGCAGATCCTGCTGACAGGTATCTTCCATGTCATGTCCATTCCCCGTGCGCAGGAGGCGCCGCGAAATGCGTAATCTGATGTTGCTGGCCATGTTGGCCGCGCCCTTGGCCCAGGCTGAAAGCCTGGAAGTTGCTGCCAACTCCATGCTGCGCCTGCCCGACAAGTCGGCCAGCGTGCACTTCACGCACCTGCGCGTCGCAGATGCGGCAACCCTGCTGCTGCCTGCCTCGCTTGCGCAATTGAAAGTCGACCAGCTGGAACTGGGGCGTGATGCGCGTATTGCCATTGCCCCCTCCGATAGCCCCCTGCTGATCGAGGCGCGCAGCGCGAGGTTGGGTGAGGGCAGTGAATTCACTGCGACCGGGGCAGCGGGCAGTTACCAACGGGCAGCCCGTTCCGGCCGTAGTCTGGACCTGAAGCTGACTGAAGTGGATGCCGAGCGGGTGGTGATCGATGCCCGTGGCGGTGCAGGTGCACCCGGTTACGTGGGGCTTGATGGTGGCAACGGCCAGGCGGGTGGCTGCACCTGGGGCCAGGCCAGCCGTGGTGCCAATGGCGATGACGGCGGCAATGGGCACGATGGTGCACCGGGAGGACGCATTCGCCTGAGCGTGCCGCAGGGCTTCGCGCAAGAGCGCGTTGTCGTGCGCCTGGATGGCGGCGCCCCGGGCAAGCCTGGGGCGGCAGGCAAGGCGGGTAAAGGTGGGGCTAGCAAGGGGTGCCTGGTATACAGCACCGATGCTGGCGCCAATGGCCGGCCAGGGCAGCCGGGGCAACCAGGCTTGGCGGGTGCCGCAGGTGAGCTGATTCTGCAGCACCTCTGAGGCGCCCCGGCAGGAACCGGGCAGCGCCTGTCAGAACATCAGGCGCGAACTGGCCACCGCTACCACCGCCAGGCCCAGCAGCAGGTTAACCCCTACCATCCGCCGGATGCGCCCGAGTACCGCCGCCCCTGTCGGCCAGTCCTCGGCCTGCACCGCCGTTTTCAATTCCGGCAGCAGCAACGCCTGAATGCGCATGAACAAGGCAAACATGGCGATGCCTCCGCCAATCATCACCTGCACATACTTTGGCGCAGTCTCGAATCCGCTGAAACGCATGTGCAACATGCCGATACCACTTATCGCCAATATCGCCACCGCCAGCCAGACCCAGCCGAAGAAGCGTCGGAAAACTTCCACCCACAGGCGCAGCCGCGCAGGCCCTTCAAGGGCCGCAACCGTTGCCGGGCGCAGCACCAGCCAGGCGAAGAACATGCCGCCGACCCATACCAGGGCAGCCAGAACATGCAGTGTGTAGGGCAGGGCAAAGGCCAGCATCCGGATCTCCATGCGGCATAAAGGGCAATAGCGGGGTATGATAGCCGCCCATGCGAAACACTGAAAATATATCCAGCCCTACGGGCGCCTGCAGACCATGATCAGCACCGAACTCAAAGCCACCATCCAGGGCGCCTACTCGCGTTTTCTCGAAGCCAAAAGCCTCAAGCCGCGCTATGGCCAGCGCCTGATGATCGCCGAAGTGGCCAAGGTACTTGGCGACATCGCCTGCGACGATGAAGGCCGCCGCGCGGGCGAGCCTGCCGTGGTTGCCGTCGAGGCGGGCACCGGTACCGGCAAGACGGTGGCCTACGCGCTGGCTGCGATCCCGGCTGCCAAGGCAGCCGGCAAGCGCCTGGTGATCGCCACTGCGACCGTGGCCCTGCAAGAGCAGATCGTCATCAAGGACCTGCCCGACCTGATGCGTAACAGTGGCCTGAATTTCAGCTTCGCGCTGGCCAAAGGCCGTGGCCGCTACCTGTGCCTGTCCAAGCTCGACATCCTCCTGCAGGAGGGCCACGCCCAGTCGGCCACTGCCCAGTTGTTCGAGGAAGAAGGCTTCCGCATCGAAGTCGACGAGCGCAGCCAGAAGCTGTTCAACAGCATGATCGAGAAGCTTGCCGGCAACCGCTGGGACGGTGACCGTGACAGTTGGTCAGAAGCCCTGGAAGATCAGGACTGGGCCCGCCTGACCACCGACCATAGCCAGTGCACCGGGCGGCACTGCCCGAATTTCCAGCAGTGCGTGTTCTACAAGGCCCGTGAAGGCATGGGCAAGGTCGATGTGATCGTTACCAACCACGACATGGTGCTGGCCGACTTGGCCCTGGGCGGCGGTGCGGTGTTGCCCGACCCGCGCGACACCATGTACGTGTTCGACGAAGGCCACCACCTGCCAGACAAGGCCATCGGCCACTTCGCCCACTATTCGCGCCTGCGCTCAACCGCAGACTGGCTGGAACAGACCGCCAAGAACCTGACCAAGTTGCTGGCCCAGCACCCGCTGCCCGGCGACCTGGGCAAGTACATCGAGCAGGTGCCGGAGTTGGCGCGGGAAGTGCGCACCCAGCAGCAGTTCATGTTCACCCTTTGCGAACAGGTTGCCGACTTCCGCCCCAGTGAAGACACCGAGGGCCGTGAGCGCCCGCGCTATCGCTTCGAAGGCGGCGTCGTGCCGGAACAGATACGCGAAGTGGGCATCGAGCTGAAGAAGGGCTTTGCCCGCCTCAACGATCTGTTCACCCGCCTGGCCGACCTGCTCAAGGAAGGCATGGACGGCGAGGTCAACATTGGCATCGCCAGCCATCAGGCCGAGGAGTGGTACCCGTTGTTCGGTAGCCTGGTCACCCGTGCCCAGGGCAACTGGGAACTGTGGACGGCCTTTACCGCCGAAGATCCGGAAGACAGCCCGCCCATGGCGCGCTGGCTGACGCTGGCCGAGAGCGGTGCGATGTTCGACATCGAGGTCAACGCCAGCCCCATCCTTGCCGCCGAAATGCTTCGCCGCAGCCTGTGGAGCGTTGCCCACGGTGCGCTGGTGACGTCGGCGACGTTGACCGCGCTGGGCAAGTTCGACCGCTTCCGCATGCGCTCGGGTTTACCGCGTGATGCGGTGACCTGTGTGGTGCCCAGCCCGTTCGTGCACGGCGACGCCGGCCTGTTGCGGGTACCCGACCTCAAGGCCGACCCACGCGACGCGGCGGCACACACCGCGGCAATTATCCGCGAGCTGCCGAACATCGTCGAAGGTGCCCGCGGCGCTCTGGTGCTGTTCTCCTCGCGCAAACAAATGCAGGACGTGTTCGATGGCCTGGACCGTGACTGGCGCAAGCTGGTACTGATTCAGGGCAACCTGTCCAAGCAGGAAACCCTGAACAAGCACAAGGCGCGGGTCGACGATGGCCAGCACAGCGTGCTGTTCGGCCTGGCAAGCTTTGCCGAGGGTGTCGACTTGCCTGGCGCCTATTGCGAGCATGTGGTGATTGCCAAGATTCCATTTTCCGTGCCCGATGACCCGGTCGAAGCCGCGCTGGCGGAGTGGATCGAGGCCCGGGGCGGCAACCCGTTCATGGAAATTGCAGTGCCCGACGCCTCATTGAAGCTGATCCAGGCTTGCGGTCGCCTGCTGCGTACCGAGCAGGATCGTGGTGTCATTACCTTGCTGGATCGGCGCCTGGTCACCCAGCGCTACGGCAAGGCTATTCTCAATGCGCTGCCGCCGTTCCGGCGGGAGATTTGCTGACGCGCCGGAGCACTTGCTCCGGCGCGTTGTCCATTACTCAGTCCTGGGCCATGCCGGCCCTGAAGGAGAGCCCCAGCCTTATGGTCCGCCGTACCCTGCCCGCTGTTTTCGCCCTGTTGTTCAGCTCGCCCTTGCTGGCCGGGCAGCAGACGCTGTTCAGCTTCGTACGCCCGGCCTCGGTGGTCAACGTGGCGACCGAGGATGCCGGCATGCCGCAGTACAACGCGGAGCAGACGGCGCAGGGCGAGGTGTTGCGGCGTGTGGTGTTCAACCCGGCCCAGCGGCCGACTCTGCGCCTGAGCCCCCAAGATGGAGTGTGGGACTGGTCCGCCGGGCAGTTCCTCACCTTGCGCCTGCAAAGTGCCATGGACTGGGCGTTGACGGTGGATGTCACGGTGCAGGGCAGCGATGGCCGCACGTTGACCAGCCGGATCGACCTGCCGGCCGGCCCCGCGCAAACCGTGATGGTGCCGCTGACGGCCAGCTCGCCGCTGAGCCAGGGCATGCGCGCCGGCCCGCCCATGCCGTGGAACCATGACGGCCAGCGCTTGCTGCTGACCAGCAGCGCCGGCGCGGTAGACCTCAAGCAGGTGGCCTCGGTCAGCCTGAGCATCCCCAACCCCAAGGTCGCGCAGAACCTGCTGATCGAGCGGGTGGGCATCCAGGATGACGACCAGGCCTACAAGGCGGCGTATCTGGACCTGATCGATGCCTATGGTCAGTCCACTCGCGGCAACTGGCCCGAGAAGGTCGCCAATGACGAGCAGCTCAAGGCGGCCGATACGCGTGAACAGCAACAGCTCAAAGGCTGGCTGGCTGAGCGTGACAAACAGCAACTGGACGGTTACGGCGGGCTGCTGGCCGGGCCTGCGTTCGAGGCGAAGGGCTTCTTTCGCACCGAAAAGCGTGATGGCCGCTGGTACCTGGTAACGCCGGAGGGGCACCCGTTCTATTCCCTGGGGGTGAATGCCGTTGCTGCAGACGGTGGGCGTACTTACGTTGCCGGCCGTGAAAGCATGTTCAAGGCGTTGCCGGGCGAGGGCGATGCACTGGCCGCATTCTATGGCGACGGCAACAACGACGATGGCAATGCCTCGTCGCAAGGGCGCAACTTCAAGCAAGGGCGCTGGTTCGACTTCTATGCCGCCAATGTGCAGCGTACCTACGGCAAACCCTGCCCGCCTGCCGCACAAGGGCAGCCGGCCAACTGCCCGCCACTGGCACTGGACGCTAGCCGCTGGCAAGCGCACGCGCTCGACCGGCTGCAAGCCTGGGGTTTCAACACGGTTGGTAACTGGAGCGAACCCGCCCTGGGCCAGGCCAAACGTATGCCCTACACCTTGCCGCTGTCGATCGTGGGTGATTACGCCAGCATCAGCACCGGCATGGACTGGTGGGGCAGCATGCCCGACCCGTTCGACCCGCGTTTTGCCATGGCCACCGAGCGCGCCGTGGCCATCGCCGCCCGTGATCACCGTGACGACCCTTGGCTGATCGGCTACTTTGCCGACAACGAGCTGGCCTGGGCTGCCCCGGGCAGCGACCCCAAGGCCCGGTATGGTCTGGCCTACGGCACCTTGCGCCTGACCACCGATGTACCGGCCAAGCGCGCCTTCCTCAAGCAGCTGCGCGACAAGTACCGTAACCAGGAAGGGCTGTCCAAGGCGTGGGGCATCGAACTGACCGCCTGGGAGCTGATGGAAGACCCGGGCTTCGAGGCGCCGTTGCCTGACCCGCAACACCCGGAAATCGAGCGCGACTACCAGTACTTCCAGCAGGTGTTCGCCGAGACCTACTTCAAGACCATTGCCGACTCCTTGAGGTGGCATGCCCCCAATCACCTGCTGCTCGGTGGCCGCTATGCGGTCAGCACGCCAGAGGCGGTCAAGGCCTGTGCCGAGTTCTGCGATGTGCTCAGCTTCAACTTCTATACCCTCAAGCCGCAGGACGGCTACGACTTCGCTCGGCTGGCCGAGCTGGACAAACCGGTGCTGGTGTCCGAGTTCCAGTTTGGTTCGCGCGATCGCGGGCCGTTCTGGCCGGGGCCGTTGGAGTTGGCGCGAGAAGAAGACCGTGGCCCGGCCTATGGCAACTTCCTCAAGGCGGCCCTGGCGCAGCCGATGATCGTTGGCGCGCACTGGTTCCAGTACCTCGACCAGCCAGCCAGTGGTCGCCTGCTTGACGGCGAGAACGGCCACCTTGGCCTGGTGGCGATTACCGATGTGTCGTACACGGGGTTTGTCGATGCCGTGCGCAAGAGCAATTTGCAGGCGATGGGCCAGTTACGCACCCAGCTGGAAAAACCGGCACCCTGAGCACGAAGCTACCGTTCGTCGCGACCATTTGGCCCAAGCCAGTTTGCAAAACCCCCAACTACTGAAACAATGCACACCTTTTTTGGACATGGTCGTACGGGGTACAGCGGGTGCAGATCCAGGGTCACTATGAGCTGAAGTTCGAAGCCGTGCGCGAAGCCTTTGCCGCGCTGTTCGAAGATCCCCAGGAGCGTGGCGCTGCGCTGTGCATTCAGGTCGGTGGCGAAACCGTCGTCGACTTGTGGGCCGGCAGTGCCGACAAAGATGGCCAGCAGGCCTGGCACAGCGACACCATTGCCAACCTGTTCTCCTGTACCAAAACGTTCACTGCCGTCACCGCCCTGCAACTGGTGGGTGAGGGCAAGTTGGCCCTCGATGCCCCGGTGGCCAACTACTGGCCTGAGTTCGCCCAGGCCGGTAAGCAGTCGATCACCTTGCGCCAGCTGCTCAGCCACCGCGCCGGCCTGCCGGCCATCCGCGAGCTGCTGCCAGCTGAAGCCCTGTATGACTGGCAGGCCATGGTCAATGCCCTGGCGGCTGAAACACCGTGGTGGACCCCCGGTAGCGAACACGGGTATGCCGCCATCACCTATGGTTGGCTGATCGGCGAGTTGATTCGCCGCGCCGATGGCCGAGGCCCTGGCGACTCGATCGTGGCACGCACCGCCCGGCCGTTGGGGTTGGACTTCCATGTTGGCCTGGCCGAGGAGGAGTTCTACCGCGTGGCGCACATCGCCCGTGGCAAAGGCAACCCCGGGGATGCTGCCGCGCAGCGCTTGCTGCAGGTGACCATGCGCGAGCCCGAGGCGCTGTCGACCCGTGCCTTCACCAACCCGCCGGCGATCCTCACCAGCACCAACAAGCCGGAATGGCGGCGCATGCAACAGCCAGCAGCCAATGGCCATGGCAATGCCCGCAGCCTGGCGGGTTTCTATGCCGGGTTGCTGGACGGCAGCCTGCTCGAATCCGAACTGCTTGACGAACTGACCCGCGAGCACAGCCTCGGCCAGGACCGTACCTTGCTTACCCAGACTCGCTTTGGCCTGGGCTGCATGCTCGACCAGCCCGATGTGGCCAATGCCACCTTTGGCCTCGGCGCCCGTGCCTTCGGCCACCCAGGTGCAGGTGGCTCGGTCGGCTTTGCCGACCCGGAGCACGATGTGGCCTTCGGTTTCGTGGTCAATACCCTCGGCCCGTACGTGCTCATGGACCCACGCGCCCAGAAACTGGTACGTGTCCTTGCCGATTGCCTTTGATCGGGTAATGCGGGTATTGCCCCACCCCTTTGACTATCCTCAATGCCAACGCGCTAGTTGTGTTGGCAAAATCTCTTTCTATTTCATGGTGTATCGCTGATGTCTTCACATAAAACCTTAGCACTCGCCCTGTGCCTGACCGCCGTTACC
This window harbors:
- a CDS encoding beta-galactosidase, whose translation is MVRRTLPAVFALLFSSPLLAGQQTLFSFVRPASVVNVATEDAGMPQYNAEQTAQGEVLRRVVFNPAQRPTLRLSPQDGVWDWSAGQFLTLRLQSAMDWALTVDVTVQGSDGRTLTSRIDLPAGPAQTVMVPLTASSPLSQGMRAGPPMPWNHDGQRLLLTSSAGAVDLKQVASVSLSIPNPKVAQNLLIERVGIQDDDQAYKAAYLDLIDAYGQSTRGNWPEKVANDEQLKAADTREQQQLKGWLAERDKQQLDGYGGLLAGPAFEAKGFFRTEKRDGRWYLVTPEGHPFYSLGVNAVAADGGRTYVAGRESMFKALPGEGDALAAFYGDGNNDDGNASSQGRNFKQGRWFDFYAANVQRTYGKPCPPAAQGQPANCPPLALDASRWQAHALDRLQAWGFNTVGNWSEPALGQAKRMPYTLPLSIVGDYASISTGMDWWGSMPDPFDPRFAMATERAVAIAARDHRDDPWLIGYFADNELAWAAPGSDPKARYGLAYGTLRLTTDVPAKRAFLKQLRDKYRNQEGLSKAWGIELTAWELMEDPGFEAPLPDPQHPEIERDYQYFQQVFAETYFKTIADSLRWHAPNHLLLGGRYAVSTPEAVKACAEFCDVLSFNFYTLKPQDGYDFARLAELDKPVLVSEFQFGSRDRGPFWPGPLELAREEDRGPAYGNFLKAALAQPMIVGAHWFQYLDQPASGRLLDGENGHLGLVAITDVSYTGFVDAVRKSNLQAMGQLRTQLEKPAP
- the dinG gene encoding ATP-dependent DNA helicase DinG; the protein is MISTELKATIQGAYSRFLEAKSLKPRYGQRLMIAEVAKVLGDIACDDEGRRAGEPAVVAVEAGTGTGKTVAYALAAIPAAKAAGKRLVIATATVALQEQIVIKDLPDLMRNSGLNFSFALAKGRGRYLCLSKLDILLQEGHAQSATAQLFEEEGFRIEVDERSQKLFNSMIEKLAGNRWDGDRDSWSEALEDQDWARLTTDHSQCTGRHCPNFQQCVFYKAREGMGKVDVIVTNHDMVLADLALGGGAVLPDPRDTMYVFDEGHHLPDKAIGHFAHYSRLRSTADWLEQTAKNLTKLLAQHPLPGDLGKYIEQVPELAREVRTQQQFMFTLCEQVADFRPSEDTEGRERPRYRFEGGVVPEQIREVGIELKKGFARLNDLFTRLADLLKEGMDGEVNIGIASHQAEEWYPLFGSLVTRAQGNWELWTAFTAEDPEDSPPMARWLTLAESGAMFDIEVNASPILAAEMLRRSLWSVAHGALVTSATLTALGKFDRFRMRSGLPRDAVTCVVPSPFVHGDAGLLRVPDLKADPRDAAAHTAAIIRELPNIVEGARGALVLFSSRKQMQDVFDGLDRDWRKLVLIQGNLSKQETLNKHKARVDDGQHSVLFGLASFAEGVDLPGAYCEHVVIAKIPFSVPDDPVEAALAEWIEARGGNPFMEIAVPDASLKLIQACGRLLRTEQDRGVITLLDRRLVTQRYGKAILNALPPFRREIC
- a CDS encoding serine hydrolase, whose amino-acid sequence is MQIQGHYELKFEAVREAFAALFEDPQERGAALCIQVGGETVVDLWAGSADKDGQQAWHSDTIANLFSCTKTFTAVTALQLVGEGKLALDAPVANYWPEFAQAGKQSITLRQLLSHRAGLPAIRELLPAEALYDWQAMVNALAAETPWWTPGSEHGYAAITYGWLIGELIRRADGRGPGDSIVARTARPLGLDFHVGLAEEEFYRVAHIARGKGNPGDAAAQRLLQVTMREPEALSTRAFTNPPAILTSTNKPEWRRMQQPAANGHGNARSLAGFYAGLLDGSLLESELLDELTREHSLGQDRTLLTQTRFGLGCMLDQPDVANATFGLGARAFGHPGAGGSVGFADPEHDVAFGFVVNTLGPYVLMDPRAQKLVRVLADCL